A genome region from Nocardia sp. NBC_00565 includes the following:
- a CDS encoding sigma-70 family RNA polymerase sigma factor produces the protein MDEHDFLAGRFVAHRAHLIAVAYRMLGSLSEAEDAVQEAWLRLSRVDTAEIDNLGGWLTTTVGRVCLDMLRSRKMRREEVFEAHLPDPIVTTEDGTQPEQQAVLADSVGLALLVVLDSLNPAERVTFVLHDMFAVPFDQIGPIIGKSAAAAKMMASRARRRVQGRTPRPDRDLPRQRRVVDAFLAAARGGEFEALLAILDPDVVLRADAGALLPGGMQVLHGAAAVAGRLDTFRRAANATVSQPVLINGLAGLLNTIDGRTVSLLAFTIVDNKIAAIDLLSDPARLPQNAPAP, from the coding sequence GTGGACGAACACGATTTTCTGGCCGGCCGATTCGTGGCGCACCGCGCGCACCTGATCGCGGTGGCCTATCGCATGCTCGGTTCACTGAGCGAGGCCGAGGATGCGGTGCAGGAGGCCTGGTTACGGCTGTCCCGGGTCGATACCGCCGAGATCGACAATCTCGGCGGGTGGTTGACCACGACCGTCGGGCGGGTCTGCTTGGATATGTTGCGTTCGCGCAAGATGCGGCGCGAGGAGGTCTTCGAGGCCCACCTGCCCGATCCGATCGTCACGACCGAAGACGGCACTCAGCCGGAACAGCAAGCGGTACTCGCGGATTCGGTCGGGCTGGCATTGCTCGTCGTGCTGGACTCGCTGAATCCCGCCGAGCGCGTGACCTTCGTACTGCACGATATGTTCGCGGTGCCCTTCGATCAGATCGGTCCGATCATCGGTAAGTCCGCGGCCGCGGCAAAGATGATGGCCAGCCGCGCCCGCCGTCGCGTTCAAGGTCGAACGCCGCGCCCCGACCGGGACCTGCCCCGCCAACGCCGGGTCGTCGACGCCTTCCTCGCGGCCGCCCGCGGCGGCGAATTCGAGGCGCTACTGGCCATTCTCGACCCCGACGTCGTGCTGCGCGCCGATGCCGGCGCCCTCCTGCCCGGCGGCATGCAGGTGCTGCACGGCGCGGCGGCCGTGGCCGGTCGACTCGATACCTTCCGCCGCGCAGCCAATGCCACTGTCTCGCAGCCGGTTCTGATCAACGGCCTGGCCGGCCTGCTCAATACCATCGACGGCAGAACAGTCTCCCTACTGGCTTTCACCATCGTCGACAACAAAATCGCCGCCATCGACCTCCTCTCCGACCCTGCCCGCCTCCCCCAAAACGCCCCGGCCCCGTGA
- a CDS encoding Tex family protein yields MTTAPEIASSATNTDTTAAAPAATTALASVGRRIADELGVRESQVRAAVELLDAGSTVPFVARYRKEVTGGLDDAQLRQLDERLSYLRELDERRGAIIESIKGQGKLDNALLGQLMTAETKARLEDIYLPYKPKRRTKAQIAREAGHEPVADALIGDPSTDPAQYTAEQLDGARAILVERFAEDADLVGELRELMWNRGQVTSSVRAGKEEAGAKFADYFEFSEPFGKLPSHRILALLRGEKEDILQLQLEPDTEADSSGRSAGSAPGEPGERSVYEGRIALKFDIADRGRPADSWLLDTVRWAWRTKLQVSLGIDTRMRLRQAAEKDAVDVFAANLRDLLLAAPGGTRTTMGLDPGYRTGVKVAVVDATGKAVATEVIYPHKPQGQTEKSLAVLGALVARFGVELIAIGNGTASRETDALATELISRIPENKPTKIVVSEAGASVYSASAYASQELPDMDVSLRGAVSIARRLQDPLAELVKIDPKSIGVGQYQHDVSETLLARSLGAVVEDAVNAVGVDVNTASVPLLARVSGVANSIAESIVAHRDQNGPFRSRTALLDVPRLGPKAFEQCAGFLRIRGGDDPLDTSAVHPEAYPVVRRILESTGRGMSDLIGNTTALRALQPAEFTDEKFGIPTVTDIITELEKPGRDPRPEFKTAEFAAGVEKVADLEPGMVLEGVVTNVAAFGAFVDIGVHQDGLVHVSAMSHNFVKDPREVVKSGDVVKVKVLEVDVARQRIGLSLRLDDEPGVAAKGDGGRGRGQGGRGGQERGGPRQNGQGKPQGQGQGQGQGQGQGQGKGKPQGQGRQQSQGRNQGSQRRNAPAPSGSMADALRRAGFGQ; encoded by the coding sequence GTGACGACAGCGCCCGAGATCGCCAGTTCAGCGACGAACACCGACACGACCGCCGCCGCACCGGCCGCGACCACAGCTCTGGCCAGCGTTGGCCGACGCATCGCCGATGAGCTCGGCGTGCGCGAGAGCCAGGTTCGCGCCGCCGTCGAGCTGCTCGATGCCGGCTCGACGGTGCCCTTCGTCGCGCGATATCGAAAAGAGGTCACCGGCGGCCTCGACGATGCCCAGCTCCGCCAGCTCGACGAACGCCTGAGCTACCTGCGTGAACTCGACGAGAGACGCGGCGCGATCATCGAATCCATCAAGGGCCAGGGCAAACTCGACAACGCGTTGCTCGGGCAGCTCATGACGGCCGAGACCAAGGCCCGCCTCGAGGACATCTACCTGCCCTACAAGCCGAAGCGGCGCACCAAGGCGCAGATCGCCCGCGAGGCCGGTCACGAGCCCGTCGCCGATGCGCTGATCGGTGATCCGAGCACCGATCCCGCGCAGTACACCGCCGAACAGCTCGACGGCGCCCGCGCCATCCTGGTGGAACGCTTCGCCGAGGACGCCGACCTGGTCGGCGAGCTGCGCGAGTTGATGTGGAACCGCGGCCAGGTCACCTCGAGCGTGCGCGCGGGCAAGGAGGAGGCGGGCGCGAAGTTCGCCGACTACTTCGAGTTCAGCGAGCCGTTCGGCAAGTTGCCCTCGCACCGGATCCTCGCGCTGCTGCGCGGCGAGAAGGAAGACATCCTGCAGCTGCAGCTCGAACCCGATACCGAAGCTGACTCGTCTGGTCGCTCCGCAGGCTCCGCTCCGGGGGAACCAGGTGAGCGGTCCGTTTACGAGGGTCGCATCGCCCTGAAGTTCGACATCGCCGACCGCGGCCGCCCGGCCGACAGCTGGCTGCTGGATACCGTCCGCTGGGCGTGGCGCACGAAACTTCAAGTGAGCCTTGGCATCGACACCCGCATGCGGCTGCGTCAGGCCGCCGAGAAGGATGCCGTCGACGTCTTCGCCGCGAACCTGCGCGATCTGCTGCTGGCCGCGCCCGGCGGCACCCGCACCACCATGGGCCTCGACCCCGGCTACCGCACCGGCGTGAAGGTCGCGGTCGTCGACGCCACCGGCAAGGCCGTCGCGACCGAGGTCATCTACCCGCACAAGCCGCAGGGCCAGACCGAGAAGTCCCTCGCGGTGCTCGGCGCGCTGGTCGCCCGATTCGGTGTCGAACTCATCGCCATCGGCAACGGCACTGCCTCGCGGGAGACCGATGCCCTTGCCACCGAGCTGATCTCGCGCATTCCGGAGAACAAGCCGACCAAGATCGTGGTCTCCGAGGCGGGCGCCTCGGTCTACTCCGCCTCGGCGTACGCCTCGCAGGAACTGCCGGATATGGATGTCTCGCTGCGTGGTGCGGTGTCCATCGCGCGCCGCCTGCAGGACCCGCTGGCCGAGCTGGTGAAGATCGACCCGAAGTCCATCGGCGTCGGCCAGTACCAGCACGACGTCTCCGAGACCCTGCTGGCCCGTTCGCTCGGCGCGGTGGTCGAGGACGCGGTGAACGCGGTCGGCGTCGACGTCAATACCGCGTCGGTGCCGCTGCTGGCGCGGGTGTCCGGCGTCGCCAATTCGATCGCCGAAAGCATTGTGGCGCACCGTGATCAGAATGGTCCCTTCCGCAGCCGCACCGCGCTGCTGGATGTGCCGCGCCTGGGCCCCAAGGCCTTCGAACAGTGCGCGGGCTTCCTGCGCATCCGCGGCGGTGACGATCCGCTGGACACCTCGGCCGTGCACCCCGAGGCCTATCCAGTGGTGCGGCGCATCCTGGAATCGACCGGACGCGGCATGTCGGACCTGATCGGCAACACCACCGCGCTGCGCGCGCTGCAGCCCGCCGAATTCACCGACGAGAAGTTCGGTATCCCCACCGTCACCGACATCATCACCGAACTCGAGAAGCCGGGCCGCGACCCGCGTCCGGAGTTCAAGACCGCCGAATTCGCGGCGGGCGTGGAGAAGGTCGCGGACCTGGAGCCGGGCATGGTGCTCGAGGGAGTCGTCACGAATGTGGCCGCGTTCGGCGCGTTCGTCGATATCGGCGTGCACCAGGACGGGCTCGTGCACGTCTCGGCCATGTCGCACAACTTCGTCAAGGATCCGCGCGAGGTCGTGAAGTCCGGCGATGTCGTCAAGGTGAAGGTGCTCGAGGTCGACGTCGCCCGGCAACGCATCGGGCTGTCGCTGCGACTGGATGACGAGCCCGGCGTCGCGGCCAAGGGTGACGGCGGACGCGGCCGTGGCCAGGGCGGTCGCGGTGGACAAGAGCGCGGCGGACCGCGGCAGAATGGTCAGGGTAAGCCGCAGGGCCAGGGCCAGGGCCAGGGCCAGGGCCAGGGCCAGGGCCAGGGCAAGGGCAAGCCGCAAGGCCAGGGGCGGCAGCAGAGTCAGGGCCGCAACCAGGGCAGCCAGCGTCGCAACGCGCCCGCGCCGAGCGGTTCGATGGCGGATGCGTTGCGGCGGGCCGGTTTCGGGCAGTAG
- a CDS encoding AMP-binding protein has product MSALPSYTSGTSETPLLGDTIGDNFDRMAAAYADREALVDCPTGRRWTYRELAAAIDALATGLAARGIGKGDRVGIWSPNCAEWFLTQYATAKLGAILVNINPAYRASELEYVLRQAGVRMLIAAPEFKTSNYVAMIEQVRPNCPALEHVLVLGTPEWDAVARNDIDAELLASIAATLSMDDPINIQYTSGTTGFPKGATLSHHNILNNGYFVGELCDYTEQDRICVPVPFYHCFGMVMGNLASTSHGAAVVIPAPAFDPVATLDAVAAQRCTSLYGVPTMFIALLAELDSGKDVDLSCLRTGIMAGSPCPVEVMKRVIDRMGMSEVCICYGMTETSPVSTQTRRDDSIDRRTATVGRVGPHLEVKIVDPATGLTVPRGESGELCTRGYSVMLGYWSEPEKTAQAIDTARWMHTGDIGVMDDDGYLAITGRIKDMVIRGGENIYPREIEEFLYTHPDILDAQVIGVPDPKYGEELMVWIRMKDGATPLDADAVRAFCTGKLAHFKIPRYVHLVEEFPMTVTGKIRKAEMRELAAALLASSDARSPSDC; this is encoded by the coding sequence ATGTCCGCACTACCGAGTTACACGTCGGGCACCTCGGAAACTCCGCTGCTCGGCGACACGATCGGTGACAACTTCGATCGCATGGCCGCCGCCTACGCGGACCGAGAAGCGTTGGTGGACTGCCCAACCGGTCGCCGCTGGACCTACCGCGAACTCGCGGCCGCGATCGACGCACTCGCCACCGGACTGGCCGCTCGCGGCATCGGCAAAGGCGACCGCGTCGGCATCTGGTCGCCGAACTGCGCCGAATGGTTCCTCACGCAATACGCGACCGCGAAACTCGGCGCGATCCTGGTCAATATCAACCCGGCCTATCGCGCCAGCGAACTGGAATACGTGCTGCGCCAAGCCGGAGTGCGCATGCTGATCGCCGCTCCGGAGTTCAAGACGTCGAACTATGTCGCCATGATCGAGCAGGTCCGGCCGAACTGTCCGGCTCTCGAACACGTGCTCGTGCTCGGCACTCCCGAATGGGATGCCGTGGCGCGTAACGATATCGACGCCGAACTGCTGGCGTCCATCGCCGCCACGTTGTCCATGGACGACCCCATCAACATCCAATACACCTCCGGTACAACGGGTTTCCCCAAGGGTGCGACGCTGAGCCACCACAACATCCTCAACAACGGCTACTTCGTCGGTGAACTCTGCGACTACACCGAACAGGATCGCATCTGCGTGCCGGTGCCCTTCTATCACTGCTTCGGCATGGTCATGGGAAATCTGGCCAGCACCAGTCATGGTGCGGCCGTGGTGATTCCGGCACCGGCATTCGATCCGGTCGCGACCTTGGACGCGGTCGCCGCGCAGCGGTGCACCTCGCTCTACGGCGTGCCGACGATGTTCATCGCACTGCTCGCCGAACTGGATTCGGGCAAAGACGTCGACCTGTCGTGCCTGCGCACCGGCATCATGGCCGGATCACCGTGCCCGGTCGAGGTGATGAAGCGGGTGATCGACCGCATGGGCATGAGCGAGGTCTGCATCTGCTACGGCATGACCGAAACCAGCCCGGTATCGACCCAGACCCGCCGCGACGACAGCATCGACCGCCGCACCGCGACGGTCGGCCGGGTCGGCCCACATCTGGAGGTCAAAATCGTCGATCCCGCAACAGGTCTGACGGTCCCGCGCGGCGAGTCCGGCGAATTGTGCACGCGCGGCTACTCGGTGATGCTCGGCTACTGGTCCGAACCCGAGAAGACCGCGCAAGCCATCGACACCGCCCGCTGGATGCACACCGGCGATATCGGCGTCATGGACGACGACGGATACCTCGCCATCACCGGCCGGATCAAGGACATGGTGATCCGCGGCGGCGAGAACATCTACCCGCGCGAGATCGAGGAGTTCCTCTACACGCACCCGGACATTCTCGACGCCCAGGTGATCGGCGTCCCCGACCCGAAATACGGCGAGGAGCTGATGGTCTGGATCCGAATGAAGGACGGCGCAACACCATTGGACGCCGACGCGGTTCGGGCGTTCTGCACCGGCAAGCTCGCGCACTTCAAGATCCCGCGCTACGTCCACCTCGTCGAGGAGTTCCCGATGACCGTCACCGGCAAGATCCGCAAGGCTGAAATGCGTGAGCTGGCTGCGGCACTGCTCGCATCTTCGGACGCGCGCAGCCCGAGCGACTGCTGA
- a CDS encoding AMP-binding protein, giving the protein MTADLNARVRELLEIYDGPDASAAELLCDRHPADRVAFTIVDPDLTSTDLTYGELRKRSQRFAAALADLGVEPGDRVATLMSKSADLVIALLGIWRRGAVHVPLFTAFAPPAIAFRLEASRAALVIADADQASKLVPGDGIPVDPPWRVIIAGESSATGRTGAPAIEAQGPADTSVVSATAEDQVAGRVAGERVAIPLLFADLLAEHSADDPRAAAVAVGGDGLLVQLFTSGTTGTPKGVPIPVRALAAFHAYQEFSLDVRPDDVYWNAADPGWAYGLYWAILSPLAAGIRSLLLHAAFSAPLTWQVLERFGVTNFTAAPTVYRALRADSATAPTGLRLRRASSAGEPLTPDVVTWSVETLGVAARDHYGQTEHGMLICNSWHDALRVDVPAGSMGRTMPGWHCAVLADDGDVEAPVGQLGRVAIDTERSPLLWFLGYLDVTERTAQRYTADGRWYLTGDAGSQDADGFFHFSARDDDVIIMAGYRIGPFEVESVLVLHEQVVEAAVVGMPDELRGEVLEAFVVLRNGFEGNTELEAELQTLVKRKFAAHAYPRKVHFVDALPKTPSGKVQRYILRQQGVR; this is encoded by the coding sequence ATGACTGCGGACCTGAATGCGCGCGTGCGCGAGCTATTGGAGATCTACGACGGACCCGACGCGAGCGCGGCGGAGCTGCTGTGCGATCGCCATCCCGCCGACCGGGTCGCGTTCACCATCGTCGATCCCGACCTGACCTCGACCGACCTGACCTACGGCGAACTTCGCAAACGCTCCCAGCGCTTTGCCGCCGCGCTCGCCGACCTCGGCGTGGAACCAGGCGACCGAGTCGCCACGCTGATGTCGAAGTCAGCGGACCTGGTGATCGCATTGCTCGGCATCTGGCGTCGCGGCGCGGTGCACGTCCCGCTCTTCACCGCCTTCGCCCCGCCCGCCATCGCCTTCCGTCTGGAGGCCAGCCGCGCCGCACTCGTCATCGCGGACGCCGATCAGGCGAGCAAGCTCGTACCCGGCGACGGCATTCCGGTCGATCCGCCGTGGCGGGTGATCATCGCGGGGGAGAGTTCGGCAACGGGGCGAACAGGTGCACCGGCTATCGAAGCGCAGGGGCCCGCCGATACGTCGGTTGTGAGCGCCACTGCCGAGGATCAGGTCGCTGGGCGCGTCGCAGGGGAGCGGGTGGCGATACCGCTGCTGTTCGCCGATCTGCTCGCCGAACATTCGGCCGACGACCCGAGAGCAGCTGCCGTGGCGGTTGGTGGCGATGGGCTACTCGTGCAGCTGTTCACCAGCGGCACTACGGGCACTCCGAAGGGTGTGCCGATTCCGGTGCGCGCGCTCGCGGCATTCCATGCGTACCAAGAGTTTTCGCTGGATGTGCGCCCCGACGATGTCTACTGGAACGCCGCGGATCCGGGTTGGGCGTACGGCCTGTACTGGGCGATCCTGAGCCCGCTGGCCGCTGGCATCCGCAGCCTGTTGCTGCACGCCGCATTCTCCGCACCGCTCACCTGGCAGGTGCTGGAGCGGTTCGGCGTCACCAATTTCACCGCAGCGCCGACGGTGTACCGCGCGTTGCGCGCCGACAGTGCCACTGCGCCAACCGGTCTCCGGCTGCGGCGCGCCTCCTCGGCGGGCGAGCCGTTGACCCCGGATGTGGTGACCTGGTCGGTCGAAACGCTCGGTGTCGCGGCGCGCGACCACTACGGGCAGACCGAACACGGCATGCTCATCTGCAATTCGTGGCATGACGCACTGCGGGTGGACGTGCCCGCTGGCTCGATGGGCCGGACGATGCCGGGTTGGCATTGCGCGGTGCTCGCCGATGACGGCGATGTCGAAGCGCCGGTCGGACAACTGGGCCGGGTCGCGATCGATACCGAACGCAGCCCGCTGCTGTGGTTCCTCGGCTACCTGGACGTAACGGAGCGCACCGCCCAGCGCTACACCGCCGACGGCCGCTGGTATCTGACCGGCGACGCCGGATCGCAGGACGCGGACGGATTCTTCCATTTCTCCGCCCGCGACGACGATGTCATCATCATGGCCGGTTACCGCATCGGTCCGTTCGAGGTCGAGAGCGTGCTCGTGCTGCACGAGCAGGTGGTCGAGGCCGCGGTCGTCGGTATGCCCGATGAACTGCGCGGTGAGGTGCTCGAGGCATTCGTGGTGCTGCGCAACGGCTTCGAGGGCAATACCGAACTGGAAGCCGAGCTGCAGACCCTGGTGAAACGAAAGTTCGCCGCCCACGCCTACCCGCGCAAGGTGCATTTCGTGGACGCCCTGCCCAAGACGCCCAGCGGCAAGGTGCAGCGGTACATCCTGCGGCAGCAGGGAGTCCGGTGA
- a CDS encoding helix-turn-helix transcriptional regulator, whose protein sequence is MTHTTGLLRPRDGDALRAEIRWVAHKAGVPVVFGGEVHSDALLLTEFVGTVTNGLRGLTVLRTSGLGGRVMDMRRPASVADYRSASSITHHYDGPVSGERIRSVVAVPVVVDNRSRAVLYAANRGGTPLGDRTADLVVEASRRLATEITIRDEVDRRLRLLELTTPALDTAPAIAEEMRDISAELRGAARSAADEQLRERLHSICERLTRVLVGSPTPDAPRLSRRELDVLSQIALGCTNQEAAQRLSLGPETVKSYLRNAMTKLDAHSRHEAVVTARRHGLLP, encoded by the coding sequence TTGACCCACACCACCGGCCTGCTCCGGCCCCGCGACGGCGACGCGCTGCGCGCCGAGATCCGCTGGGTGGCGCATAAGGCAGGCGTGCCTGTGGTGTTCGGCGGCGAGGTGCACAGTGACGCGTTGCTGCTCACCGAATTCGTCGGCACCGTCACCAACGGACTGCGCGGATTGACCGTACTGCGCACTTCCGGCCTCGGCGGCCGGGTCATGGATATGCGCCGCCCGGCTTCGGTCGCCGACTACCGCAGTGCCTCCTCGATCACGCACCACTACGACGGCCCGGTCTCCGGCGAGCGCATCCGCTCGGTCGTCGCGGTACCCGTCGTGGTCGACAACCGCTCCCGCGCGGTCCTCTACGCCGCCAACCGCGGCGGCACGCCCCTGGGCGATCGCACCGCCGATCTGGTCGTCGAGGCCAGCCGACGCCTGGCCACCGAAATCACCATCCGCGACGAAGTCGACCGCCGCCTGCGCCTGCTGGAGTTGACGACCCCCGCACTCGATACCGCACCCGCCATCGCCGAAGAAATGCGCGACATCAGCGCCGAACTCCGTGGCGCGGCCCGTTCGGCCGCGGACGAACAACTCCGCGAACGCCTGCACTCGATCTGCGAACGCCTCACGCGGGTCCTGGTCGGCAGCCCGACACCGGACGCCCCACGCCTATCCCGCCGCGAACTCGACGTGCTGTCCCAGATCGCCCTCGGCTGCACCAATCAAGAAGCCGCCCAACGCCTTTCGCTGGGCCCCGAAACAGTCAAGAGCTACCTGCGCAATGCCATGACCAAACTCGACGCCCACTCACGACACGAGGCCGTAGTCACCGCCCGCCGCCACGGACTGCTGCCCTGA
- the trmD gene encoding tRNA (guanosine(37)-N1)-methyltransferase TrmD → MKLDVVTIFPEYLEPLRTALLGKAIDKGLISVEVHDLRRWTHDVHKSVDDSPYGGGPGMVMKPTVWGDALDEVCPDDALLVVPTPAGVPFTQATAHRWSTEQHLVFACGRYEGIDQRVFDDAARRVRVEEVSIGDYVLIGGEAAVLVMAEAVVRLMPGVLGNQQSHQEDSFSDGLLEGPSYTRPVSWRGLGVPPILLSGDHAKVAAWRREQSLARTRERRPDLLADGD, encoded by the coding sequence ATGAAACTCGATGTCGTCACGATCTTCCCGGAGTACCTGGAGCCGCTGCGCACGGCGTTGCTCGGCAAGGCCATCGACAAGGGCCTGATCTCCGTCGAGGTGCACGATCTGCGCCGCTGGACCCACGACGTGCACAAATCCGTCGACGATTCGCCCTACGGCGGTGGTCCCGGCATGGTCATGAAGCCGACCGTCTGGGGCGACGCGCTCGACGAAGTGTGCCCCGACGATGCGCTGCTGGTGGTGCCCACCCCGGCGGGCGTGCCCTTCACCCAGGCCACCGCACACCGCTGGTCCACCGAACAGCACCTCGTATTCGCCTGCGGCCGCTACGAAGGCATCGATCAACGCGTCTTCGACGACGCCGCCCGCCGCGTCCGCGTCGAAGAGGTGAGCATCGGCGATTACGTTCTCATCGGCGGCGAGGCCGCGGTGCTGGTGATGGCCGAAGCCGTTGTGCGCCTGATGCCCGGCGTGCTCGGCAATCAGCAATCCCATCAAGAGGATTCGTTCTCCGACGGTCTGCTCGAGGGCCCGAGCTACACCCGGCCGGTCTCCTGGCGCGGCCTGGGTGTTCCGCCGATCTTGTTGTCCGGTGATCATGCCAAGGTCGCCGCGTGGCGGCGCGAACAGTCGCTGGCCCGGACCCGGGAACGGCGTCCGGATCTGCTTGCCGACGGCGACTGA
- the rimM gene encoding ribosome maturation factor RimM (Essential for efficient processing of 16S rRNA) — protein MELVVGRVAKSHGVRGELVVEIRTDDPDARFAPGVRLRGRAARSKDIREFTVESAREHSGRLLVQLVGISDRTAADALRGTLFVVDSADLPPSQDPDEYYDHELEGLTVQLTDGTVVGEVTEVLHSAAGELLSVRAAEDGREILIPFVTAIVPTVALADRLVVIDPPEGLLDPE, from the coding sequence ATGGAACTCGTCGTGGGCCGGGTCGCCAAATCGCACGGTGTGCGCGGCGAACTGGTCGTCGAGATACGCACCGACGATCCCGACGCGCGTTTCGCGCCCGGCGTGCGGTTGCGCGGACGGGCGGCGCGGTCCAAGGACATCCGTGAGTTCACCGTGGAGTCGGCCCGGGAGCATTCGGGCCGACTTCTCGTACAACTCGTCGGGATCTCCGACCGCACCGCCGCCGACGCGCTGCGCGGCACGCTGTTCGTCGTGGACAGTGCGGATCTGCCGCCGTCGCAGGATCCGGACGAGTACTACGACCACGAGCTGGAGGGGTTGACCGTCCAGCTCACCGACGGCACCGTCGTCGGCGAGGTCACCGAGGTGCTGCATTCCGCCGCGGGCGAACTGCTTTCGGTGCGGGCCGCCGAGGACGGCCGGGAAATCCTGATCCCGTTCGTCACCGCGATCGTGCCGACCGTCGCGCTGGCCGATCGGCTCGTCGTCATCGATCCGCCGGAAGGTCTGCTCGACCCGGAATAA
- a CDS encoding RNA-binding protein, which translates to MSAVVADAVEHLVRGIVANPDDVRVELITGRRGRTVEVHVNPEDLGKVIGRGGRTATALRTLVAGIGGRGIRVDVVDTDA; encoded by the coding sequence ATGTCGGCTGTCGTCGCCGATGCCGTAGAACATCTGGTTCGCGGCATTGTCGCCAATCCCGATGACGTCCGGGTCGAGCTGATCACCGGTCGGCGCGGACGCACCGTCGAGGTGCACGTCAACCCCGAGGATCTGGGCAAGGTGATCGGGCGCGGTGGTCGTACCGCGACCGCGCTGCGCACCCTCGTCGCCGGCATCGGCGGCCGGGGCATCCGGGTCGACGTGGTCGATACCGACGCCTAG
- the rpsP gene encoding 30S ribosomal protein S16 translates to MAVRIKLTRLGKIRNPQYRVVIADARTRRDGRAIENVGKYHPKEEPSLIEIDSERVQYWLGVGAQPTEAVQRLLEITGDWQKFKGLPGAEGTLKVKAPKTSKLDLFNAALAAADNEPVSEAVTPKKKAAKKDEAAETEAAE, encoded by the coding sequence ATGGCTGTTCGCATCAAGCTCACCCGCCTCGGCAAGATCCGCAACCCGCAGTACCGCGTGGTCATCGCCGACGCCCGCACCCGTCGTGACGGCCGCGCCATCGAGAACGTCGGCAAGTACCACCCGAAGGAAGAGCCGTCGCTGATCGAGATCGACTCCGAGCGCGTGCAGTACTGGCTGGGTGTCGGCGCGCAGCCGACCGAGGCCGTGCAGCGGCTGCTGGAGATCACCGGCGACTGGCAGAAGTTCAAGGGCCTGCCGGGCGCCGAGGGCACCCTGAAGGTGAAGGCCCCGAAGACCTCCAAGCTGGACCTGTTCAACGCCGCGCTGGCCGCCGCCGACAACGAGCCCGTTTCCGAGGCCGTCACCCCGAAGAAGAAGGCCGCCAAGAAGGACGAGGCCGCCGAGACCGAGGCTGCCGAATAA
- a CDS encoding dihydrofolate reductase family protein → MRDLIVTENITLDGVIDATEGWFTVGNDQDQSDILEELMRQTAQCDAVLFGRVTFEEMRGYWPQQTDDETGITDDLNNTMKYVVSGTLGDPQWQNTTVLRGPLTDDIRALKAERGKDIVTTGSITLVHELIAQGLVDEYRLFVFPVVLGKGSRLFPDGTKIPDLHLTETRQFRSGVVLLRYRPH, encoded by the coding sequence ATGCGGGATCTGATCGTCACCGAGAACATCACGCTCGACGGGGTCATCGACGCGACGGAGGGCTGGTTCACCGTCGGCAATGATCAGGACCAATCCGACATCCTGGAAGAGCTGATGCGCCAGACCGCGCAATGCGACGCCGTGCTGTTCGGCCGGGTCACCTTCGAAGAGATGCGTGGCTACTGGCCCCAGCAGACCGACGACGAGACCGGCATCACCGACGACCTGAACAACACGATGAAATACGTGGTGTCCGGCACGCTGGGCGACCCGCAGTGGCAGAACACCACCGTGTTGCGCGGCCCACTCACCGACGACATCCGTGCACTCAAGGCCGAACGCGGCAAGGACATCGTCACCACCGGCAGCATCACACTGGTTCACGAACTCATCGCCCAGGGCCTTGTCGACGAATACCGCCTGTTCGTGTTCCCGGTCGTCCTCGGCAAAGGCAGCCGCTTGTTTCCCGACGGCACCAAGATCCCGGACTTGCACCTGACAGAAACCCGACAATTCCGCTCCGGCGTTGTCCTGCTCCGCTATCGGCCGCACTGA